One genomic segment of Actinoplanes ianthinogenes includes these proteins:
- a CDS encoding ROK family transcriptional regulator translates to MANERINGLAAILSAIRAGTGVTQPMLVERIGLGRSVVAQRVAELEAAGLIEGAGVGPSSGGRAPRRLRLRASRGLLLGVDIAATELVVGVADLGGTVLGTRQRAIDVADGPEVVLALAERFADELLGGRTAPVWAVGVGVPGPVEFRTGLPVAPPIMPGWDQYPIRDRLAARFRAPVWVDNDVNLMALGELRSAPGAATAGHMLYVRVGVGIGAAVVMDGRLYRGAKGAAGDIGHVAIPEGGNTICRCGNIGCLEAVAGGVALGREGRMLAESRQSPALAAILAETGDIRPMDVTRAATRGDQAAQALLGRTAALLGSTLATLVSFYNPHLLVLGGGIVRAEAHVLPTIREVIHRRALPLATRDLRIEVSGLPEEISGLTGAVCLALDELFAPATLETWLETGDPTARPAPPPDSRTSPATR, encoded by the coding sequence GTGGCAAACGAACGGATCAACGGGCTCGCCGCGATCCTCAGCGCGATCCGCGCCGGCACCGGCGTCACCCAGCCGATGCTGGTCGAGCGGATCGGGCTCGGCCGCAGCGTGGTCGCCCAGCGGGTCGCCGAGCTGGAGGCGGCCGGCCTCATCGAGGGCGCCGGGGTCGGCCCGTCGTCCGGCGGCCGCGCGCCGCGCCGGCTGCGGCTGCGGGCGAGCCGGGGTCTGCTGCTGGGCGTCGACATCGCCGCGACCGAGCTGGTGGTCGGGGTCGCCGACCTCGGCGGCACGGTGTTGGGCACCCGGCAGCGCGCCATCGACGTCGCCGACGGTCCGGAGGTGGTGCTGGCGCTGGCCGAGCGGTTCGCCGACGAGTTGCTCGGCGGCCGGACGGCGCCGGTGTGGGCCGTCGGGGTCGGCGTGCCCGGCCCGGTCGAGTTCCGCACCGGTCTGCCGGTGGCGCCGCCGATCATGCCGGGCTGGGACCAGTATCCGATCCGGGACCGGCTCGCCGCCCGCTTCCGGGCCCCGGTCTGGGTGGACAACGACGTGAACCTGATGGCTCTCGGCGAGCTGCGGTCCGCGCCCGGCGCCGCCACGGCCGGGCACATGCTCTACGTCCGGGTCGGGGTCGGCATCGGCGCGGCCGTCGTGATGGACGGCCGGCTGTACCGGGGCGCCAAGGGCGCGGCCGGCGACATCGGGCACGTGGCCATCCCGGAGGGCGGCAACACGATCTGCCGGTGCGGCAACATCGGCTGTCTGGAGGCGGTCGCGGGCGGTGTGGCGCTGGGCCGGGAGGGCCGGATGCTCGCCGAGTCACGGCAGAGCCCGGCGCTCGCGGCGATCCTGGCCGAGACCGGGGACATCCGGCCGATGGACGTGACCCGGGCCGCCACGCGGGGCGATCAGGCGGCGCAGGCGTTGCTCGGGCGGACGGCGGCCCTGCTCGGCAGCACGCTGGCGACGCTGGTGAGTTTTTACAACCCGCACCTGCTGGTGCTCGGCGGCGGCATCGTCCGTGCCGAGGCGCACGTACTGCCCACGATCCGCGAGGTCATCCACCGGCGAGCGCTGCCGCTGGCCACCCGGGATCTGCGGATCGAGGTGTCCGGGCTGCCCGAGGAGATCTCCGGCCTGACCGGCGCGGTCTGCCTCGCCCTCGACGAGCTCTTCGCCCCGGCCACCCTGGAGACCTGGCTGGAGACCGGTGACCCTACAGCTCGTCCGGCGCCGCCACCGGACTCCCGAACGTCTCCAGCAACCCGGTGA
- a CDS encoding STAS domain-containing protein, translated as MSSGDEPSLGVSGSHALDLRVVGAGQAGPVGLVLSGELDREEADKLLECVTGLVREHPGRAIEVDAGTLLFLDSGGVRALLTCLELAEAAGCRLSIVAAGPVTYQVLRITGLLETFGSPVAAPDEL; from the coding sequence TTGAGCAGCGGCGACGAACCATCTCTCGGCGTTTCCGGGAGTCACGCACTGGACCTGCGGGTCGTCGGGGCCGGGCAGGCCGGTCCGGTGGGTCTCGTGCTCAGCGGCGAGCTGGATCGGGAAGAGGCCGACAAGCTGCTGGAGTGCGTCACCGGCCTGGTGCGGGAGCATCCGGGCCGGGCGATCGAGGTGGATGCCGGCACGCTGCTGTTCCTCGACTCGGGCGGGGTGCGGGCACTGCTGACCTGCCTGGAGCTCGCCGAGGCGGCCGGGTGCCGGCTGTCGATCGTCGCGGCCGGGCCGGTCACCTACCAGGTGTTGCGGATCACCGGGTTGCTGGAGACGTTCGGGAGTCCGGTGGCGGCGCCGGACGAGCTGTAG
- a CDS encoding MFS transporter codes for MWPLYAAGFTTAFGAHAIAANLGGFSDDAVTSLMVLGGLLALYDGAEVLLKPVFGSLADRIGARPVLLGGLIAFAGASAVFVVADRPGWLWVARLGQGAAASAFSPSASSLVARLNPAARHGRAFGSYGFYKSLGYTCGPLLGGVLVWAGGLRLLFAVLTVLGIVVAGWAFLAVPVVAPLPKARQTVLDLARRLSSPAFLGPTLALAASTAGLSVGVGFLPVSGRAAGLGTVATGAAVSVLALCAALVQPRAGRALDDGRLGTRTGLTAGLVVTAAGLATAMLPGLGGVLAAATLIGAGTGLITPLAFAALAASTSPERLGQTMGTAELGRELGDAGGPLLVATVATAAGLSWGFGVLAGLIGVGAVVAVSQTRRAAA; via the coding sequence ATGTGGCCGCTTTATGCGGCGGGGTTCACGACCGCCTTCGGGGCGCATGCGATCGCGGCGAACCTGGGTGGATTCTCCGACGACGCGGTCACCTCGCTGATGGTGCTGGGTGGGCTGCTGGCGCTCTACGACGGGGCTGAGGTGCTGCTCAAGCCGGTGTTCGGCAGTCTCGCCGACCGGATCGGGGCGCGGCCGGTGCTGCTCGGCGGGCTGATCGCGTTCGCCGGCGCGTCGGCGGTGTTCGTGGTCGCCGACCGGCCCGGCTGGCTGTGGGTGGCACGGCTCGGGCAGGGCGCGGCCGCCTCGGCGTTCTCCCCGTCGGCGTCGTCGCTGGTCGCCCGCCTGAATCCGGCGGCCAGGCACGGGCGGGCGTTCGGGTCCTACGGCTTCTACAAGTCGCTCGGGTACACCTGCGGGCCGCTGCTGGGCGGGGTGCTGGTCTGGGCGGGCGGGCTGCGGCTGCTGTTCGCGGTGCTGACCGTGCTGGGCATCGTGGTCGCGGGGTGGGCGTTCCTGGCGGTGCCGGTGGTGGCGCCGCTGCCGAAGGCGCGGCAGACCGTTCTCGACCTGGCCCGCCGGCTGAGCTCGCCGGCCTTCCTCGGGCCGACGCTGGCGCTGGCCGCCTCGACCGCGGGACTGTCGGTCGGCGTCGGGTTCCTGCCGGTCTCCGGCCGGGCGGCCGGGCTGGGCACGGTGGCGACCGGGGCGGCGGTCTCGGTGCTGGCGCTGTGCGCGGCGCTGGTGCAGCCGCGGGCCGGTCGCGCTCTCGACGACGGGCGGCTCGGCACGCGTACGGGACTGACGGCGGGGCTGGTGGTGACCGCGGCCGGGCTGGCCACGGCGATGCTGCCGGGACTGGGCGGGGTGCTGGCCGCCGCGACGCTGATCGGGGCCGGTACCGGACTGATCACGCCGCTGGCCTTCGCGGCGCTGGCGGCCAGCACGTCGCCGGAGCGGCTCGGGCAGACGATGGGCACCGCGGAGCTGGGCCGCGAGCTGGGGGACGCCGGTGGGCCGCTGCTGGTCGCGACGGTGGCCACCGCTGCCGGGCTGAGCTGGGGTTTCGGGGTGCTGGCCGGCCTGATCGGGGTGGGCGCGGTGGTCGCGGTCTCGCAGACCCGCCGGGCGGCCGCCTGA
- a CDS encoding ABC transporter permease → MIRLGLRLAVAGGREAITRLAVLAAAVAIGVGMLLAAVAGINAVSAQNLRYSWLNSAVTSAATGPEARDPALWVVREDFFAGSPMARVDVAVSGPDGPVPPGLSALPGPGEYVVSPALDRLLRERPADQLRDRFPGHQAGVLGRAALPSPDSLIVIVGGTRAEVGRITGATEITRMVSISPDKCHDCVIGLGSNGIVLTLSVVAAALLFPLLIFIGTATRISAARREQRFAAMRLVGATPRQITQIAVIESTIAAATGAIAGFGVFFAARAGLARIPFTGQPFFLDDLSLTPIQVLVAAFGVPLAAALAAWIALRRVRISPLGVTRRVTPRPPRAWRVLPLLAGLAELAYLVGNRPRTTEGQLFGYLSGILIVMTGLMIAGPWLTMVGSRLLARRARRVATLIAGRRLADDPRAGFRAVSGLMLALFVTSTATGVITAIVAERSSGTPGSAGHDFVSVATLPEDVGVPAAGITAGGHLIRVNPDLRRESHFEVRDGQVVSSDISLPGLLSCAELATIPGAGTCPAGAEVAQVFPDLTAPDYLPHTAAGPSWPASPRTAAELAKLNVIDVVVPTDGTTAAIERARTTLNKDFPYGRGAATEADYASDFTRQLNQFQRLADVVIVASLVIAGCSLAVSVTGGLTERWRPFALLRLTGVRLSELRRVVALETTVPLLAVSTVAIGVGFVAAHLFLRSQMQYNLHAPGPTYYVIVVVGLLASVAVITSTMPLLNRITAPEAARNE, encoded by the coding sequence ATGATCAGACTCGGACTGCGCCTCGCCGTGGCCGGTGGCCGCGAGGCGATCACCCGGCTCGCCGTGCTGGCCGCCGCGGTCGCGATCGGCGTCGGCATGCTGCTCGCCGCCGTCGCCGGGATCAACGCGGTCAGCGCGCAGAACCTGCGGTACTCCTGGCTGAACAGCGCCGTGACCAGTGCCGCCACCGGCCCCGAGGCCCGCGACCCGGCACTGTGGGTGGTGCGGGAGGACTTCTTCGCCGGCAGCCCGATGGCCCGCGTCGACGTCGCGGTCTCCGGCCCGGACGGTCCGGTCCCGCCCGGCCTGAGCGCCCTGCCCGGCCCCGGGGAGTACGTGGTCTCCCCCGCCCTCGACCGCCTGCTGCGCGAGCGTCCCGCCGACCAGCTGCGCGACCGCTTCCCCGGTCACCAGGCCGGCGTCCTCGGCCGGGCGGCGCTGCCCTCGCCCGACTCGCTGATCGTCATCGTCGGCGGCACCCGGGCGGAGGTCGGTCGCATCACGGGGGCGACCGAGATCACCCGGATGGTCAGCATCTCGCCGGACAAGTGCCACGACTGCGTGATCGGCCTCGGCTCCAACGGCATCGTGCTGACCCTGTCGGTCGTCGCGGCCGCCCTGCTCTTCCCGCTGCTGATCTTCATCGGCACGGCCACCCGGATCTCCGCGGCCCGGCGTGAGCAGCGGTTCGCCGCGATGCGGCTGGTCGGCGCCACACCCCGGCAGATCACCCAGATCGCCGTGATCGAGTCGACCATCGCGGCGGCCACCGGCGCGATCGCCGGGTTCGGCGTGTTCTTCGCGGCCCGGGCCGGACTGGCCCGCATCCCGTTCACCGGGCAGCCGTTCTTCCTCGACGACCTGTCGCTGACCCCGATCCAGGTGCTGGTGGCCGCCTTCGGTGTCCCGCTCGCCGCCGCCCTCGCCGCCTGGATCGCGCTGCGCCGGGTCCGGATCTCCCCGCTCGGCGTGACTCGCCGGGTCACGCCGCGACCGCCGCGGGCCTGGCGGGTGCTCCCGCTGCTGGCCGGGCTCGCCGAGCTGGCCTACCTGGTCGGCAACCGGCCGCGGACCACCGAGGGCCAACTCTTCGGCTACCTGTCCGGGATCCTGATCGTGATGACCGGCCTGATGATCGCCGGACCGTGGCTCACCATGGTCGGCTCCCGGCTGCTCGCCCGCCGGGCCCGCCGGGTCGCGACGCTGATCGCCGGGCGACGACTCGCCGACGATCCGCGCGCCGGGTTCCGCGCGGTCAGCGGGCTGATGCTGGCCCTCTTCGTGACCAGCACCGCGACCGGCGTGATCACCGCGATCGTCGCCGAGCGCTCCAGCGGCACCCCGGGCTCGGCCGGGCACGACTTCGTGTCGGTGGCCACGCTGCCCGAGGACGTGGGTGTGCCCGCCGCCGGCATCACCGCCGGCGGTCACCTGATTCGCGTCAACCCGGACCTGCGGCGCGAGTCGCACTTCGAGGTCCGGGACGGCCAGGTGGTGAGCAGCGACATCAGCCTGCCGGGTCTGCTCTCGTGCGCCGAGCTGGCGACGATCCCCGGCGCCGGGACCTGCCCGGCCGGAGCCGAGGTCGCCCAGGTCTTCCCGGATCTGACCGCGCCGGATTACCTGCCCCACACCGCGGCCGGCCCGTCCTGGCCCGCTTCCCCGCGCACCGCCGCCGAACTGGCCAAACTCAACGTCATCGACGTCGTGGTGCCGACCGACGGCACGACCGCCGCCATCGAGCGCGCCCGCACCACGCTGAACAAGGATTTCCCGTACGGCCGGGGAGCCGCCACCGAGGCCGATTACGCCAGCGACTTCACCCGTCAGCTGAATCAGTTCCAGCGCCTGGCCGACGTCGTCATCGTCGCCAGCCTGGTGATCGCCGGATGCAGCCTGGCCGTCAGCGTCACCGGTGGCCTGACCGAACGCTGGCGCCCGTTCGCCCTGCTGCGCCTGACCGGAGTCCGCCTGTCCGAACTCCGCCGCGTCGTAGCCCTGGAGACGACGGTCCCGCTCCTGGCCGTCTCGACCGTCGCCATCGGCGTCGGTTTCGTCGCCGCCCACCTGTTCCTGCGCTCCCAGATGCAGTACAACCTGCACGCCCCCGGTCCCACCTACTACGTGATCGTGGTCGTCGGCCTGCTCGCCTCCGTCGCCGTCATCACCTCGACGATGCCCCTGCTCAACCGCATCACCGCCCCGGAGGCCGCCCGCAACGAATAG
- a CDS encoding beta-ketoacyl-ACP synthase 3 produces the protein MATPLQRPAGHPGSRILSVASYRPRTEVGNEPIAALIDSSDEWIRRRCGIESRRRAAPDEDLVMMAVTAASKALAAAGVDPADVSAVLVATMSHRSGAASAAPLVATALGATRAAAMDLGAACAGFPYALATADALVRSGSAGYVVVVGSERMTDIIDERDRSTAFLFGDGAGAVVIGPAQTCEIGPVVWGADGSGSELLRYDEAGILRMAGPEVFRWATSIVPDLARRALDAAGIAAADLAAFIPHQANLRIISATAKALELGPHVRVATDITTNGNTGAASIPQAMATLSDTEGPALLVGFGAGLSYAAQVVTLP, from the coding sequence ATGGCCACTCCATTGCAGCGTCCTGCCGGTCACCCCGGATCGCGCATCCTGAGCGTCGCCTCCTACCGTCCGCGGACCGAGGTGGGCAACGAGCCGATCGCCGCCCTGATCGACTCGAGCGACGAGTGGATCCGCCGCCGCTGCGGCATCGAGTCCCGTCGGCGTGCCGCACCCGACGAGGATCTGGTCATGATGGCCGTGACGGCCGCCTCCAAGGCCTTGGCCGCCGCGGGCGTCGATCCGGCGGACGTCTCGGCCGTCCTGGTGGCGACGATGTCCCACCGCAGCGGCGCGGCCTCCGCGGCACCCCTGGTCGCCACCGCGCTGGGAGCCACCCGGGCTGCCGCGATGGATCTGGGAGCGGCGTGCGCCGGATTCCCGTACGCACTCGCGACCGCCGACGCGCTCGTCCGCAGCGGCTCGGCCGGCTACGTGGTCGTGGTCGGCTCCGAGCGCATGACCGACATCATCGACGAGCGTGACCGCAGCACGGCGTTCCTGTTCGGCGACGGCGCCGGCGCGGTGGTCATCGGGCCGGCGCAGACGTGCGAGATCGGCCCGGTGGTGTGGGGCGCCGACGGCTCCGGAAGCGAGCTGCTGCGGTACGACGAGGCGGGCATCCTGCGCATGGCCGGCCCCGAGGTCTTCCGCTGGGCGACCTCCATCGTCCCCGACCTGGCCAGACGCGCGCTCGACGCGGCGGGCATCGCCGCGGCCGACCTGGCGGCTTTCATTCCTCACCAGGCCAACCTGCGGATCATCTCGGCCACCGCCAAGGCCCTGGAACTCGGCCCGCACGTGCGGGTGGCCACCGACATCACCACCAACGGCAACACCGGCGCGGCCTCCATCCCTCAGGCCATGGCCACCCTGTCCGACACGGAGGGTCCCGCACTGCTCGTCGGCTTCGGCGCCGGCCTCTCCTACGCCGCTCAGGTCGTCACCCTGCCCTGA